The Medicago truncatula cultivar Jemalong A17 chromosome 7, MtrunA17r5.0-ANR, whole genome shotgun sequence genome includes the window CCCATAAGGGATAAAAGAGAATTAAATTCCAAGAAATCAAAGAAACGAGCAAATagctaaaaacaaattataaagtGACTAAACCAAAACATTGTAAGGGATTCAGCCACCATGCTTTGAAAAGTCGACAAAATTAATTGGATTGTGTCTTCAACCACCAACAGGAATGAAGTTTTACACGTCTAATTAACTGCTTAGACGAAATAATTTTATTACTGAAAATGTGGGCATTACACTTTTTTCCACAAGGTCCAAATGGAAGTCATCCAAGTTACCTAAAAACAAGGGAGAATCTCCTTTCCAAATAAGTGAGTTCCACAGGTCGATGTCAGCATGACTAACAAAAGTAAGTCCCACCCACTGGAAAACCAGGTTCCATATACAACCAAAGTAGTCACGATGAAGAAGAATATGATTAATTGTTTCTTCCAAAATGCACCACTATAGAACAAAGTAAAGACCTTGAATGCATCATGCCGCGATGAAATGGATTATCCTCAGTAGGAAttcttttattgaaattttttcaagaaaatactGGCACATTCAGGGGGTACTGATAAGTGTCAGAAAGTAGTTAATTACATTTAGACAcatttgttacttgttttacaAGTTATCTACGGAAAAGCCAAGAAAATGTGAACAAATGCCATATTATGCTTTTTGTACCTTACTTTACCCATTTATGCAGGAATTGGATGCCAAGACACCGAGcaagaaagaaaacaacaaatttgtACAAAGGTTAGCTCGCCACAACAAAAGTAAGTCCCACCCACTGGAAAACCAAGTTCCATATACAACCAAAGTAGTCACGATGAAGAAGAATATGATTAATTGTTTCTTCCAAAATGCACCACTATAGAACAAAGTAAGGACCTTGAAGGCATCATGCCGCAATGAAATAGATTATCCTCAGTAGGAAttcttttattgaaaaaatttcaagaaaataGTGGCACATTCAGGTGGTGCTGATAAGTGTCAGAAAGTAGTTAATTACATTTAgacacttttgttacttgtttacAAGTTATCTACGGAAAAGCCAAGAAAATGTGAACAATTCCCCTATTATGTTTTTTGTACCTTACTTTACCCATTTATGCAGGAATTGGATGCCAAGACACCGAGcaagaaagaaaacaacaaatttgtACAAAGGttagctcgccacaacgagccAAGGGCGAGTAGAGGCAGAAACCACACAAAATTCACAAGTCCAAGTTGGCCACAGCGAGGAAGTCATTGACTTTAAAACTGAAAATATAAGACCATTTCAAGAAGAATAACTCAGGTCAATCATTCAATATCATCTGACACAATtatgagagaaaagagagagcaaaaaagaaaaagaaaaaaaaaacaagtttattgGATGAAATATTTAGAAAAACCAGAAACTTAGGATTTAGAACTTTATCTCATATCCTTTCAGTTGAGAGTGATTAGGTCATGATGTAAATCATTCAAGTTATCATTGAAAACTTGAATTGATATGggattattttgaaatatcttcTTGATAAGACATATATCCTTAGGCCAGTCTTTGTATAATGTATGATAGAAACTCattctttgtataatttatgaTAGAAACTCATTCTTGTAATTTCAAACATGCTAACACATCATTGAAAAAATGAACACCTCAAAGGACCAGTTAGGTCAGAGCTTTGAGAAGACGGAGACGAAACTTAAGTCAAGTTAAGAGCTTTGCAGGATGCTCTTTGAGTTTGTTGTAATTAGAATTGTTGAGTAGCAAAGGACTTGATTAAGTGAGATCTTTGTGGTTGAAATCTAGATACAATTTGTGGGACAAGAGATACCGTGATCATAAGTGGACTATTGTGGATTAAGTCTTTGTTGAGGAGAATGCAAAATTACTCTGTTAGGAATGGACTAAACTAGCTATtggcggggggggggggggggggggggggggtgggtGAGTGGGGCATCCATATAATCTCCAATTAAACATACCATCTCACACTATCATTCTCTCTCTCCTTCCTCCTATCTTCTACGACAACAAAGCCACCTTTTCTTCATGACCAGATCTGCCGTCCACCGATGAACCCACCTCCGTCGCCTGTGGCCACCGCCCACCATGTTGTGTGACCTTTTTTACCCTCTCACCAAATCCACTCTCGTTTTCTATTTGTATTTTTCTATTTCAACcatatcatttttcttaatcCATTTAAATCTCACTAtcatgttttttagtttttgtttctaTTGTTAGTTATCACAATCGCATGCCATTGAATTGTTGAAGAACGAGGAAGGGGGGAACGTTTTTCTCAATCATGAGGAAATAGAAAGGTGGGAaaggggggagagagagagagtgggtGTATTTAATTGGTGTTTATATCACACAGCCTTTGATTTTTGATCTAATGACGAATAACTATTCCTACTATTCTCACATATAAAAAACattctcacttgatatgccccCTATTGGTGGATAATGAACCTGTATAAACATACCATGCCACTTTCTTTCTCTTATTCTCTTTGCTTAATTTTGCATAAGTTCTTTTTGGGTTAAGTTCACCTTTTATCTAAACGTCTCAACCTCAATCAAATGGTTTGACGAATAACTTCCTTTTGAGTTACAATTAATTTATGGGAAATTCAtctttgtatttaaaattatcaaCATGATTCAATCCCTTATTTCTCTTGTTTTATAGCACATTCAAGTTATGATGTCCATATTGATCCAATTAATCAACAAAGCACTCATAGTTAATCTTTTGATCCACACGAGTTTTGATGTTTGGCTTGATATCATGCAAACTTTTCTTTGTCATGGATGTTAATACTTTTATGtatttgttatagattttttGAGAATATTTCCTTTATTAAGTTGTGAACTTTGATTATGTACGAATTTTCCTTTATTTAGTAAAGGTTCAATCGTACGTTCAACCTTTTGAGCGAACCGAACTTTGATATTGAGATTTCACTGATTTGACCTTCTatccaatttttaaaatattggagTCAAATAGTTTGCATCCATTAAACTCTTGGAAAAGGTTgtacaaataaaatatagaaagtaaaaattattccttttattttttatactttataaatttctcataaaaaaaaattattttataaaataaaagaaagcaaAAGGGGTATCATATGAAGAGTCCaaagtatataaaattaaatactaaGTTTACAATTTgcaaaaagaagagagagagagatgaaaatttggtggtggtggaagtGATGACAATGGACGAAAGAAGGCGTGGAGTTTGGTCTTGTCGGCGCATAGTAGCAACCAAAGGTGAATCCTCAAACAATGGTTCCAAACCAAACATCAagatcaacaacaaaaacatcatcaaGAAGCTTCAAACTCGCGAGATTTCTCCTAAACCTCATCGTTCCTTTGTTGCTGCTACTTCACCACATAGATTCCAGAACATGCGTTTGACTCATCAATTTGATACTCATGATCCTAAACATCATTCTTCTCCTTCACCCTTTTTGCCTTTTTTGATGAAAAGAACTAAGGTTGTTGAGATCGTTGCTGCTAAGAATATTGTCTTTGCTCTTGCTCATTCTGGTCTTTGTGCTGCTTTTAGTAGAGGTAGTATTTTACTTAAATACtatgttatgtttttctttttgttgcatAAATTGCAAATCATAGGTTATTTTTATGCATGAATTGTCACTACCCATGTGTGAATTAGTGTTAGTAGTTGTTATATTTGTATAAAAACCTTGCCTTTTTGACTTGTGTGCGTGTATGAATCGTTATTGATTAAtccctccggtcctatatataagaaagtTGGTTCAACATTAGTTGATATCTGGATCAAAACTtcgaccaaatacatcaacttttgttgacctttGAATTAGATACATCAATTTTGTTAATCCATTACTTTTGTGTTGGTAATCTTCATATTTGTACAAAAACTAGGacatttgatttgttttataAGTATGATTTGCCATAAATTAATACCATGTATTAGACTTGGTAAGAGTCCCACTAAGGCTTGAAGTTGAACATGGGTTTATAAGTAGAGGCCGTTCTCActtctcaccttacaagccagttttgtaaggttgagttaggccGAACCCAAAATTCTAATATGGTATTACAAGCTACTTGCTATCAGGCCACGCTCCAGGTGTCCTGTTTTGGCCTGACCCTGACGATTGTGTGTTAAGAGTTCTACATTGAATGAGATAAGGCCTGAACATGGGTTTATAAGTAAAGGCACTGCTCACCATACAAACCGGTTTTTTAAGGTTGAGTTAGGTCCAACCCAAATTTCTAATAAGGCTATCAGTCattgaaatatttgttataagtcatgaattttgatttaaatttttaggTATAATAATTTTTCGTTGTCGGATTTGGATTCTATGCAGTTGTGTAGTGTGGATATCGATTGTTGGATGAAGGTCAGACAGTTCGTATTCTTATATGTATTTTAAACTCGATTTGGTGAAGTCAAAATACTACCAAGCCAATTTGGTGAAGTCTGAATACAAGCAGTTTGATCTTCATGAGATTCCTTGAGTGTATGTTTTTCTTGTCGAGAATCCGCACCTGTTATTGTCTATTGTCCACATATTAGTCGTTGCCATTGTTTATAGACTATGGTTTTTTATTGTTGTGTATGGATTGCCACTGATCATTACCAATGTGAGTTATTTTCATGTCCCCATTCCCCATATTTAATCATTGTCTTTGCTGTGTATAAAAGCCatgactttaatttttttgaacgaATAGCCATTGCTTGTTACTCCTTTACACTGTCAAATCAAATTTGTATGCAAAAtcttactatttttcttttcttgtgtgTGAATTATCATTTATCATTGCCCAATCGATGTAGATTTGGTTCACCACAAAAGGGTGAAATCTCACATTCCAAATAAGCACTTAACCATTGGTATATTTTATAGAAGTCACGACTTTCCGGTTTTTAATGTGCGAATTCCATGCAGAAACAAATGAGAGGATTTGCTTTTTGAATATCTGCCCTGACGAAGTCATCCGCAGCCTCTTCTACAACAAGAACAATGACTCACTTATTACAGTGTCTGTTTATGCTTCTGAGAATTTCAGTTCTTTGAAGTGCAGATCAACAAGGATTGAGTACGTGCATACTGTGGTTGTGCATTCAAATTTTCCTTTCATGTCTACAATGTATCTTACttatatattcatttatttctGTTCCTAGATACATAAAGAGGGCCAAGCCGGATGCTGGTTTTCCTCTTTTCCAGTCCGAGTCTTTAAAATGGCCTGGATTTGTGGAATTTGATGATGTTAATGCAAAGGTCCTAACATACTCTGCGCAGGATAGGTACTTTCCTTCACTCTTCCTCTTTCCAATCCACTTCTATCGCGCTTCTTTTCCACCCAATATTTTATCTTACCCCCTTCTTTCCAATGGTAACAGTATATACAAGGTCTTCGATCTTAAAAACTACACTTTGCTATACTCGATTTCAGATAGGAATGTTCAAGAGATCAAAATCAGGTACTTTCTCTTTTTCCGATTCATTTTCTGCTTAGCAGTTTCGGTATCTGCAGAAACttcattttgataaataaatcaTGTCAAGTCATGAGCATAAGCATCACCATACTCTGCATCGCCCCCTCACACACATCACTTCGAAAAAGAAACCGTTCAAAGAAATTTAGGTGATGGCTTAGTAGGTCATGGATGAATTTCCCACTAATGTAGTGaatattgaaattattattatttatcttaaaTGATTTTGAGCAGgttttgttgaaaaagaaaaccaGTTGGAGACCAAAGACTTTGGTCAAATAGGCTAAGGGTGGGGATGGCTATTTGGCGGACTTTAACTTTGGAAAAGGTTTCTTTTCTGGGAAGAAAGATCCTTTGAAGAAAAGGAATTACTGATGGCTATTTGTAGTTGGGGGTACGTATGTAGATAAGGAATTAAGGTAGAAAAGTCTCGGGCTTAATTAGAATTTGAGAAACCTTATGATATTGTCGGTTAGGGCTTGGTGATTAGGTTTTAGAAGAAAGGGTTTACTTTTAGATGGAGAAGTTGAATTCCAGGATTTATTGTTACACCATTTCATAATTATTAATGGAGAGCCAAAACCCTGATTTTCATAATTGCAGGGGCAAAGAGATCCTTTATCTCAGGTTTTGGGGTTTGACGTCCGTATTCGTTTTATTTCTAGAGCAATAAAAGTTAGCAAGCAGGTCCATTAGAGCAGCCATGATGGACTCAGAAAAGCTGTCAGTCTCTCATTTGCGAGTGTCGATCTGAACTTGGACGACTTTGATGAGAAAGTGCACTGGgtttatatttaatatgttcAAAAGTAGTTGAACTTGTATTACTTAATGAGTTGGTAGGTCCGTTGTTGCTTTAAATAGGATTGAGTTTGGATGTTGACTGTATGGTCTATAAGAACACTGCGACTAGCTTTGACATTATTCTTTGGAATCTCATTTCCTTTAGCATTAGGTTATCTGGAGTAAGAAACTGTTGACCTAAATGGGAGGGATGCTAATACAGCAAGCCAAGCTTCTCATTGAGACGATGGAAAGTTTATCTCACAGTTTATACTGCTGTGAAGTCATTGCTTTGCTAGAAATAGGCCGTGGACCTCATGTTATCTTTTGGAGGACCATTGGAGGATTTTCCTCTTTGATTTAGGCTTTTGCTTACCTTTTTTGCTTACCCACCTCAAGGTATTCCCACAGCTTAGGCCCTTTGGGCTCGTTATGAGACTAATCCTCGAGTTGGCAGAGAGACATTCACTGTCTCTTTTTTTAACAGGGTTGGGCTACCTCCCAAATGGACGACTCCAGGAACCGAATCTGGGTTTCTTTTTCTAGGGGGGAGCCATGTTACCAACTCTCCCAATACCTTGTTTGTGGCTTTTGCTCAACTTTATCGTCTATCTTATACAATTCTCCTATCCTCAATTTATAGTGTTCAAGACTCATCTTTTTTCAGTAAAAACAAAAGACTCGTCTTCTTTCTAGAATTTCCATTTCTGACTTAAATGACAGCGAATCTTCTAAATTGGTGACATGGTTGG containing:
- the LOC11436422 gene encoding uncharacterized protein, whose protein sequence is MTMDERRRGVWSCRRIVATKGESSNNGSKPNIKINNKNIIKKLQTREISPKPHRSFVAATSPHRFQNMRLTHQFDTHDPKHHSSPSPFLPFLMKRTKVVEIVAAKNIVFALAHSGLCAAFSRETNERICFLNICPDEVIRSLFYNKNNDSLITVSVYASENFSSLKCRSTRIEYIKRAKPDAGFPLFQSESLKWPGFVEFDDVNAKVLTYSAQDSIYKVFDLKNYTLLYSISDRNVQEIKISPGIMLLIFNRASGHIPLKIISIEDGTVLKAFNHLLHRNKKVDFIEQFNEKLLVKQENENLQILDVRSSELMEVSRTEFMTPSAFIFLYENQLFLTFRNRTVSVWNFRGELVTSFEDHLLWHPDCNTNNIYITSDQDLIISYCKAESEDQWMEANAGSINVSNILTGKCVAKINAANCISKVDDCSSTCSCKHTDSSQLRSSVAEALEDITALFYDEDRNEIYTGNRHGFVHVWSN